In Perca fluviatilis chromosome 14, GENO_Pfluv_1.0, whole genome shotgun sequence, a genomic segment contains:
- the LOC120572349 gene encoding L-amino-acid oxidase-like isoform X1, protein MKRLGTLVCLGLIFVASTLAQTVQLSPVEDGSSSSPATISKVPEDVKPYPSLRNSLAECMQDNDYDKLLQTIKTGLPKINTTHRVVIVGAGIAGLTAAKLLQDAGHKVTILESSGRAGGRVETYRNEEDGWYVELGAMRIPSAHQIVHWFIKTLNVTLNKFKMDDPNTFYLVNGVLTKTSTVQNNPDVLKYNVWQSEKGMSANELLQKALQKVKDEVNANGCLSALKKYDRYSVKVYLEEEGNLSTEAIRMIGDLLNQQSLMHTALTEMVYDQSNVNDNTNYTEVTGGSDLLIKAFLNVLEVPILLNSKVKRIRSDKDKGVIVKYQPGQQSRIINLPADVVLVTTTAKAALFMDFDPPLSIKKMEALRGVHYDSSTKILLTFSRRFWEKDGILGGKSITDGPSRFIYYPSHGFPVNNNIGVLLASYTWSDDSLLFLGASDEDLKELALRDLAKIHGEYIKSLCTGVLVKRWSADPHSLGAFALFTPYQHLEYSKELFRSEGRVHFAGEHTAVPHAWIETSMKSAIRAATNINKESATTQYHDEP, encoded by the exons ATGAAGCGACTCGGCACACTCGTCTGTCTGGGTTTGATTTTTGTGGCTTCAACTCTG gcGCAGACAGTCCAGTTGAGCCCAGTGGAAGATGGCTCCAGCTCATCCCCAGCAACCATCTCCAAGGTCCCAG AAGATGTCAAACCGTATCCCAGCCTGAGGAACAGTCTGGCTGAATGTATGCAGGACAACGACTATGATAAGCTGCTGCAGACTATTAAAACTGGTCttccaaaaataaatacaacccATCGTGTTGTTATTGTCGGAGCCGGCATTGCTGGACTGACGGCTGCCAAGTTACTGCAAGATGCAGGACACAAG GTAACCATATTAGAGTCTAGTGGTCGTGCTGGAGGACGAGTGGAGACCTACAGGAATGAAGAAGACGGCTGGTATGTTGAACTAGGAGCCATGAGGATCCCAAGTGCTCACCA AATCGTCCACTGGTTTATTAAAACACTGAACGTCACACTGAATAAATTCAAAATGGATGACCCTAACACCTTTTACTTGGTTAATGGGGTGTTGACGAAGACAAGCACAGTGCAAAATAACCCTGATGTTCTGAAGTACAACGTGTGGCAAAGTGAGAAAGGGATGTCAGCCAATGAGCTGCTACAAAAAGCTTTGCAGAAG gTGAAAGATGAAGTGAATGCTAATGGCTGCTTGTCTGCGCTGAAAAAATATGATCGTTAttctgtgaag GTCTATCTGGAAGAAGAAGGAAATCTGAGTACAGAAGCAATAAGGATGATTGGAGACCTGCTTAACCAACAGAGCCTAATGCACACAGCGCTGACTGAGATGGTCTATGACCAGAGTAATGTCAATGACAACACTAA ttacACAGAAGTGACTGGTGGGTCGGACCTTCTCATCAAAGCTTTTCTTAATGTCCTCGAGGTCCCTATTCTCCTCAACTCCAAGGTCAAACGCATCAGATCAGATAAAGATAAAGGTGTAATAGTAAAGTACCAGCCAGGCCAACAGTCTCGTATTATTAACCTTCCCGCTGATGTTGTCCTGGTAACAACCACAGCCAAAGCAGCCCTTTTCATGGACTTTGATCCACCTCTCTCCATCAAAAAGATGGAGGCACTGAGGGGAGTCCACTATGACAGCTCCACTAAAATCCTCCTGACCTTCAGCAGAAGGTTCTGGGAGAAGGATGGCATCCTAGGAGGAAAGAGCATTACCGATGGGCCATCTCGTTTCATCTACTACCCCAGCCACGGTTTCCCAGTCAATAATAACATTGGCGTCCTCCTGGCCTCCTACACCTGGTCTGACGATTCCCTCCTCTTCTTAGGCGCGAGCGATGAAGACCTGAAAGAGCTGGCTCTGAGAGATTTGGCAAAGATCCATGGCGAGTACATCAAGTCTCTCTGCACAGGGGTGCTGGTGAAGAGGTGGAGTGCGGATCCTCACAGCTTGGGTGCCTTTGCTCTCTTCACACCCTACCAACATTTAGAGTACTCTAAAGAGCTCTTCAGAAGTGAAGGCAGGGTGCACTTTGCTGGTGAACACACAGCCGTCCCTCACGCTTGGATCGAGACATCAATGAAATCTGCGATCAGGGCTGCTACCAACATTAACAAAGAGTCAGCTACAACTCAATATCACGATGAGCCCTAG
- the LOC120572349 gene encoding L-amino-acid oxidase-like isoform X2 yields the protein MKRLGTLVCLGLIFVASTLAQTVQLSPVEDGSSSSPATISKVPDVKPYPSLRNSLAECMQDNDYDKLLQTIKTGLPKINTTHRVVIVGAGIAGLTAAKLLQDAGHKVTILESSGRAGGRVETYRNEEDGWYVELGAMRIPSAHQIVHWFIKTLNVTLNKFKMDDPNTFYLVNGVLTKTSTVQNNPDVLKYNVWQSEKGMSANELLQKALQKVKDEVNANGCLSALKKYDRYSVKVYLEEEGNLSTEAIRMIGDLLNQQSLMHTALTEMVYDQSNVNDNTNYTEVTGGSDLLIKAFLNVLEVPILLNSKVKRIRSDKDKGVIVKYQPGQQSRIINLPADVVLVTTTAKAALFMDFDPPLSIKKMEALRGVHYDSSTKILLTFSRRFWEKDGILGGKSITDGPSRFIYYPSHGFPVNNNIGVLLASYTWSDDSLLFLGASDEDLKELALRDLAKIHGEYIKSLCTGVLVKRWSADPHSLGAFALFTPYQHLEYSKELFRSEGRVHFAGEHTAVPHAWIETSMKSAIRAATNINKESATTQYHDEP from the exons ATGAAGCGACTCGGCACACTCGTCTGTCTGGGTTTGATTTTTGTGGCTTCAACTCTG gcGCAGACAGTCCAGTTGAGCCCAGTGGAAGATGGCTCCAGCTCATCCCCAGCAACCATCTCCAAGGTCCCAG ATGTCAAACCGTATCCCAGCCTGAGGAACAGTCTGGCTGAATGTATGCAGGACAACGACTATGATAAGCTGCTGCAGACTATTAAAACTGGTCttccaaaaataaatacaacccATCGTGTTGTTATTGTCGGAGCCGGCATTGCTGGACTGACGGCTGCCAAGTTACTGCAAGATGCAGGACACAAG GTAACCATATTAGAGTCTAGTGGTCGTGCTGGAGGACGAGTGGAGACCTACAGGAATGAAGAAGACGGCTGGTATGTTGAACTAGGAGCCATGAGGATCCCAAGTGCTCACCA AATCGTCCACTGGTTTATTAAAACACTGAACGTCACACTGAATAAATTCAAAATGGATGACCCTAACACCTTTTACTTGGTTAATGGGGTGTTGACGAAGACAAGCACAGTGCAAAATAACCCTGATGTTCTGAAGTACAACGTGTGGCAAAGTGAGAAAGGGATGTCAGCCAATGAGCTGCTACAAAAAGCTTTGCAGAAG gTGAAAGATGAAGTGAATGCTAATGGCTGCTTGTCTGCGCTGAAAAAATATGATCGTTAttctgtgaag GTCTATCTGGAAGAAGAAGGAAATCTGAGTACAGAAGCAATAAGGATGATTGGAGACCTGCTTAACCAACAGAGCCTAATGCACACAGCGCTGACTGAGATGGTCTATGACCAGAGTAATGTCAATGACAACACTAA ttacACAGAAGTGACTGGTGGGTCGGACCTTCTCATCAAAGCTTTTCTTAATGTCCTCGAGGTCCCTATTCTCCTCAACTCCAAGGTCAAACGCATCAGATCAGATAAAGATAAAGGTGTAATAGTAAAGTACCAGCCAGGCCAACAGTCTCGTATTATTAACCTTCCCGCTGATGTTGTCCTGGTAACAACCACAGCCAAAGCAGCCCTTTTCATGGACTTTGATCCACCTCTCTCCATCAAAAAGATGGAGGCACTGAGGGGAGTCCACTATGACAGCTCCACTAAAATCCTCCTGACCTTCAGCAGAAGGTTCTGGGAGAAGGATGGCATCCTAGGAGGAAAGAGCATTACCGATGGGCCATCTCGTTTCATCTACTACCCCAGCCACGGTTTCCCAGTCAATAATAACATTGGCGTCCTCCTGGCCTCCTACACCTGGTCTGACGATTCCCTCCTCTTCTTAGGCGCGAGCGATGAAGACCTGAAAGAGCTGGCTCTGAGAGATTTGGCAAAGATCCATGGCGAGTACATCAAGTCTCTCTGCACAGGGGTGCTGGTGAAGAGGTGGAGTGCGGATCCTCACAGCTTGGGTGCCTTTGCTCTCTTCACACCCTACCAACATTTAGAGTACTCTAAAGAGCTCTTCAGAAGTGAAGGCAGGGTGCACTTTGCTGGTGAACACACAGCCGTCCCTCACGCTTGGATCGAGACATCAATGAAATCTGCGATCAGGGCTGCTACCAACATTAACAAAGAGTCAGCTACAACTCAATATCACGATGAGCCCTAG